The Agromyces hippuratus genome has a window encoding:
- a CDS encoding glycoside hydrolase family 76 protein, translated as MQSTWKVIIGAAAGALMIGTTTISAQAAPPDGAHRPPQVQTQSDSSRHHAAAAVAALVDFYNPENGRFDPGPSWWQTGNSLQVVLDFEQRANDTSYLPLVEEAVTMLRAPQDWWPQGGGEFRTDSTDDTGWYALAMVRLYELTGKTEYLDIAKLDEAYMRDYWDDRCGGGIVWDIPSNSYKNAISNSLYLKLTASLHNAIPGDTFYLSRALEEWEWFKASGMINSDHLVNDGLRDDCTSNGGTTWTYNQGSLIGGLVELAEATGDRSLLTEARAIADATLSSPALAPGGVLTEPCEPTRCNTDQSAFKGIFARNLAELDDVLPGHPYKKWLKNQAELAYSVDRNDANQFGLSWGGPFDRADIGRQDSGTSLMVAAL; from the coding sequence ATGCAGAGCACGTGGAAGGTGATCATCGGCGCAGCTGCGGGCGCGTTGATGATCGGAACGACGACGATATCGGCGCAGGCGGCACCGCCCGATGGCGCGCACAGGCCCCCGCAGGTGCAGACGCAGTCCGACAGCTCTCGTCATCACGCCGCGGCGGCGGTGGCTGCGCTGGTGGACTTCTACAACCCGGAGAACGGACGGTTCGATCCGGGCCCCTCATGGTGGCAGACCGGAAACTCACTGCAGGTGGTGCTGGACTTCGAGCAGCGAGCGAACGACACGTCCTACCTCCCGCTGGTCGAAGAGGCCGTGACGATGCTGCGGGCTCCGCAGGACTGGTGGCCGCAGGGCGGAGGTGAGTTCCGGACCGACTCCACCGACGACACGGGATGGTACGCGTTGGCGATGGTGCGCCTGTACGAACTCACGGGGAAGACCGAGTACCTCGACATCGCCAAGCTCGATGAGGCCTACATGCGCGACTACTGGGACGACCGTTGCGGTGGCGGGATCGTCTGGGACATCCCGTCGAACAGCTACAAGAACGCCATCAGCAATTCGCTGTACCTCAAGCTGACGGCTTCACTCCACAACGCCATCCCCGGGGACACGTTCTACCTCTCCCGTGCGCTCGAGGAATGGGAGTGGTTCAAGGCGAGCGGCATGATCAATTCGGACCATCTGGTCAACGATGGGCTCCGGGATGACTGCACGAGCAACGGCGGGACGACCTGGACCTACAACCAGGGCTCGCTCATCGGCGGTCTGGTCGAGCTCGCTGAGGCGACGGGCGACCGCAGTCTGCTCACCGAGGCGAGGGCGATCGCAGATGCCACGCTCTCGAGCCCCGCGTTGGCGCCGGGAGGCGTGTTGACGGAGCCGTGCGAGCCGACCCGGTGCAACACGGATCAGTCGGCGTTCAAGGGGATCTTCGCGCGCAACCTCGCGGAACTGGACGACGTGCTGCCGGGCCATCCGTACAAGAAGTGGCTGAAGAATCAGGCCGAGCTCGCCTACTCCGTCGACCGGAATGATGCGAACCAGTTCGGTCTGTCGTGGGGTGGACCGTTCGATCGTGCCGATATCGGCCGGCAGGACTCCGGGACCTCGCTGATGGTCGCCGCGCTCTGA
- a CDS encoding glucose-1-phosphate adenylyltransferase has translation MATRKVFGIVLAGGEGKRLMPLTEDRAKPAVPFGGQYRLIDFALSNLLNSGLRQIVVLTQYKSHSLDRHVSQTWRMSGLLNSYVASVPAQQRLGKRWFSGSADAILQSLNLIYDEQPDIIVVVGADHVYRMDFSQMIDAHIESGAAATVAAIRQPIGLADQFGVIEVDAADPGRIHRFLEKPTDPVGLPDSPGEVLASMGNYVFDADALIDAVLRDGERTDSSHDMGGDIIPAFVAQGAAGVYDLQRNEVPGSTDRDRYYWRDVGTIDSFFEAHQDLISVLPVFNLYNREWPIFSQQLNSPPAKFTRDARGTLGTVIDSIVSLGSVISGAHVERSVIGPWAKVGSGAHVSDSILFDRARIDARATVQRAILDKEVIVEAGARIGVDRAEDIARGFIVTDSGITVVGKGSRVRATA, from the coding sequence ATGGCGACGCGCAAGGTATTCGGCATCGTCCTCGCCGGCGGCGAGGGCAAGCGACTCATGCCCCTGACGGAAGACCGTGCGAAGCCGGCGGTGCCCTTCGGAGGGCAATACCGACTGATCGATTTCGCGCTCTCGAATCTGCTGAACTCGGGGCTGCGGCAGATCGTCGTGCTCACCCAGTACAAGTCGCACAGCCTCGACCGGCACGTGTCGCAGACCTGGCGCATGAGCGGACTCCTGAACTCCTACGTCGCCTCCGTGCCGGCGCAGCAGCGCCTCGGCAAGCGCTGGTTCTCGGGGTCGGCCGACGCCATCCTGCAGAGCCTCAACCTCATCTACGACGAGCAGCCCGACATCATCGTCGTCGTCGGCGCCGACCACGTGTACCGCATGGACTTCAGCCAGATGATCGACGCGCACATCGAGTCGGGCGCTGCGGCGACCGTGGCTGCGATCCGGCAGCCGATCGGGCTCGCCGACCAGTTCGGCGTCATCGAGGTCGACGCCGCCGACCCCGGCCGCATCCACCGCTTCCTCGAGAAGCCCACCGACCCCGTCGGGCTGCCCGACTCCCCCGGTGAAGTGCTCGCCTCGATGGGCAACTACGTGTTCGACGCCGATGCGCTCATCGATGCCGTGCTGCGCGACGGCGAACGCACGGACTCGAGCCACGACATGGGCGGCGACATCATCCCGGCATTCGTGGCGCAGGGCGCAGCGGGCGTCTACGACCTGCAGCGCAACGAGGTGCCCGGGTCGACCGATCGCGACCGGTACTACTGGCGCGACGTCGGAACCATCGACTCGTTCTTCGAGGCGCACCAAGACCTCATCTCGGTGCTGCCCGTCTTCAACCTGTACAACCGGGAGTGGCCCATCTTCAGCCAGCAACTGAACTCCCCGCCGGCGAAGTTCACCCGCGACGCCCGAGGCACCCTCGGTACGGTCATCGACTCGATCGTCTCGCTCGGCTCCGTGATCTCGGGTGCCCACGTCGAACGCAGCGTCATCGGGCCGTGGGCGAAGGTCGGCTCCGGTGCGCACGTCTCCGACTCGATCCTCTTCGACCGGGCGCGCATCGACGCCCGAGCGACCGTGCAACGGGCGATCCTCGACAAGGAGGTCATCGTCGAGGCGGGAGCGCGCATCGGCGTCGACCGGGCCGAAGACATCGCCAGGGGGTTCATCGTGACCGACAGCGGAATCACCGTCGTGGGCAAGGGCTCGCGCGTCCGGGCCACCGCGTGA
- the glgA gene encoding glycogen synthase yields the protein MRVDLLTREYPPEVYGGAGVHVAELVRALRTSIDVQVRCFGAPRDEVGTFGYPTPPEFAEANPALGTMGVDLLMAGDAAGADLVHSHTWYANFAGFTAKRLHGVPHVVTAHSLEPLRPWKAEQLGGGYRLSSWVERAAFEDADAVIAVSEGMRRDILRSYPSIEPSRVEVVYNGIDLVDWAPHHDPDVVRSLGVDPDRPSVIFVGRITRQKGLPYLLRAARLLPDDVQLVLCAGAPDTDEIMAEVTSLVDELRSERDGVVWIDRHLPRAELSALLTAATTFVCPSVYEPLGIVNLEAMACGAPVVGTATGGIPEVVADGVTGVLVPIEQLDDGTGTPVDPDRFVADLAAALTAVVSDPARAAEMGAAGRRRAETDFGWAAIAERTLDLYGRVLAR from the coding sequence ATGCGCGTCGACCTGCTCACCCGCGAGTACCCACCCGAGGTCTACGGCGGTGCCGGTGTGCACGTCGCCGAGCTCGTTCGCGCGCTGCGCACGAGCATCGACGTGCAGGTGCGGTGCTTCGGTGCGCCGCGTGACGAAGTGGGAACCTTCGGCTATCCGACGCCGCCCGAGTTCGCGGAGGCGAACCCGGCGCTCGGCACGATGGGTGTCGATCTGCTCATGGCCGGCGACGCGGCCGGGGCCGATCTCGTGCACTCGCACACCTGGTACGCGAATTTCGCCGGCTTCACGGCGAAGCGCCTGCACGGGGTGCCGCACGTCGTGACCGCGCACAGCCTCGAGCCGCTGCGACCGTGGAAGGCCGAGCAGCTCGGCGGCGGCTACCGGCTCTCGTCGTGGGTCGAGCGCGCCGCCTTCGAAGACGCCGATGCGGTCATCGCAGTCAGTGAGGGCATGCGCCGCGACATCCTTCGGTCGTATCCCTCGATCGAGCCGAGCCGGGTCGAGGTCGTGTACAACGGCATCGATCTCGTCGACTGGGCTCCGCACCACGACCCCGATGTCGTGCGGTCGCTGGGCGTCGACCCCGATCGGCCGTCGGTGATCTTCGTCGGCCGCATCACGCGGCAGAAGGGGCTGCCCTACCTGCTGCGTGCGGCGCGGCTGCTGCCCGACGACGTGCAGCTCGTGCTGTGCGCCGGTGCGCCCGATACCGACGAGATCATGGCGGAGGTCACCTCCCTCGTCGACGAGCTGCGCAGCGAACGCGACGGCGTCGTGTGGATCGATCGTCATCTGCCCCGCGCGGAGCTCTCGGCGCTCCTCACGGCCGCAACGACCTTCGTCTGCCCCTCGGTCTACGAACCCCTCGGCATCGTGAACCTCGAAGCCATGGCCTGCGGCGCTCCGGTCGTCGGCACCGCGACGGGCGGCATCCCCGAGGTCGTCGCCGACGGCGTCACGGGGGTGCTCGTGCCGATCGAGCAGCTCGACGACGGCACCGGCACGCCGGTCGATCCCGACCGGTTCGTCGCCGATCTCGCCGCCGCGCTCACGGCCGTGGTGAGCGATCCCGCCCGCGCGGCCGAGATGGGTGCTGCAGGGCGCCGCCGCGCCGAGACCGACTTCGGCTGGGCCGCGATCGCCGAACGCACGCTCGACCTCTACGGGCGCGTCCTCGCTCGATGA
- a CDS encoding DUF3099 domain-containing protein, with translation MKQQQSITTLPPSPEAERRSRMIKYSIAMSIRVLCVIGLLFARGWWLAVFAAGAIFLPYFAVVIANVQGSGRQRAVLRPGGLLRRTPPPTDDAPSTGNAAPRDEPHQEPPHQEDDSRHDERGAA, from the coding sequence ATGAAGCAGCAGCAGTCGATCACCACGCTGCCGCCCTCGCCCGAAGCGGAGCGGCGGTCGCGCATGATCAAGTACTCGATCGCGATGTCGATCCGCGTGCTCTGCGTCATCGGGCTGCTCTTCGCACGGGGCTGGTGGCTCGCGGTGTTCGCCGCAGGGGCGATCTTCCTCCCGTACTTCGCGGTGGTGATCGCCAACGTGCAGGGCTCCGGCCGCCAGCGCGCGGTGCTCCGCCCCGGCGGGCTCCTGCGTCGCACTCCCCCGCCGACGGATGACGCGCCGAGCACTGGGAACGCCGCACCACGCGACGAGCCTCACCAGGAACCGCCTCACCAAGAGGACGATTCCCGCCACGACGAACGCGGCGCGGCATGA
- the crcB gene encoding fluoride efflux transporter CrcB, with protein MTLPLFLLIVVTGGLGAGVRFVVDGLIRSRVRTAFPWATTVINVSGSFALGLIIGATLSNLLSPELALVLGTGFLGGYTTFSTASYETVQLVRQRRFAASFVSGVLMLVFSLTAAGLGLWLGSAF; from the coding sequence ATGACGCTGCCGCTCTTCCTCCTGATCGTCGTCACGGGCGGGCTCGGCGCGGGCGTGCGCTTCGTGGTTGACGGCCTCATCCGGTCACGAGTCCGCACCGCGTTCCCCTGGGCGACGACGGTCATCAACGTGTCGGGTTCCTTCGCGCTCGGCCTCATCATCGGCGCAACCCTCTCGAACCTGCTGTCCCCCGAGCTCGCGCTCGTGCTCGGAACCGGGTTCCTCGGCGGCTACACGACCTTCAGCACCGCGAGCTACGAGACGGTGCAGCTCGTTCGACAGCGACGATTCGCCGCCTCGTTCGTCAGCGGGGTGCTGATGCTCGTGTTCTCGCTCACGGCCGCAGGCCTCGGGCTCTGGCTCGGCAGCGCGTTCTGA
- a CDS encoding S1C family serine protease — MSEHVEPPQPAAKPGRGWIWIVVVIAVVLGLVAGFLGGLLGRNLASPAPASAPEASASSAVADGSVCDATQVSESVLPAVVTISASNGSEGGVGTGEIIRDDGFIVTNNHVISVAADGGEIAVLYSSGETAPATLVGRDPRADIAVLKVDHPSALPTIEVGSSANVVVGQPVVALGAPLGLSGSVTAGIVSALGREVTVPGDGDETTILTGAIQTDAAINPGNSGGPLVDCDGLLIGINTAIATVPNEAGEAGGGSVGIGFAVPVDRAMSIVDQLISSGTATYPYFGVSVVAIPESAAADFGVEGGLYVASVVAGGPADEAGIRAGDIILAVDGEPATDPEALTAITLEAQVGDEVEIAYLRDGTPATTTVTLQEAPLG; from the coding sequence ATGTCGGAGCACGTCGAACCACCGCAGCCGGCCGCCAAGCCGGGTCGCGGATGGATCTGGATCGTCGTGGTGATCGCGGTCGTCCTCGGACTGGTCGCGGGATTCCTCGGCGGACTGCTCGGTCGGAACCTCGCGAGTCCGGCACCCGCTTCGGCGCCTGAGGCGTCGGCGTCCTCGGCGGTCGCCGATGGCAGCGTCTGCGATGCGACGCAGGTCTCGGAGTCCGTGCTGCCCGCCGTGGTGACCATCTCCGCGAGCAACGGCTCCGAAGGCGGTGTGGGAACCGGCGAGATCATCAGGGACGACGGCTTCATCGTCACGAACAACCACGTGATCTCGGTCGCGGCCGACGGCGGCGAGATCGCCGTGCTGTACAGCAGCGGCGAGACCGCACCCGCGACCCTCGTCGGTCGCGATCCACGGGCCGACATCGCCGTGCTCAAGGTCGACCACCCGTCCGCGCTGCCGACGATCGAGGTCGGGAGCTCGGCGAATGTCGTCGTCGGGCAGCCGGTCGTCGCTCTCGGTGCCCCGCTCGGCCTCTCGGGGTCGGTGACCGCGGGCATCGTCAGTGCGCTCGGCCGTGAGGTGACGGTGCCGGGCGACGGTGACGAGACGACGATCCTGACCGGTGCGATCCAGACGGATGCCGCGATCAACCCGGGCAACTCGGGCGGTCCGCTCGTCGACTGCGATGGTCTCCTGATCGGCATCAACACCGCGATCGCCACGGTGCCGAACGAGGCGGGCGAAGCGGGAGGCGGCAGCGTCGGCATCGGATTCGCCGTGCCCGTCGACCGCGCGATGTCGATCGTCGACCAGCTCATCTCGAGCGGCACTGCGACCTATCCGTACTTCGGAGTGTCCGTCGTCGCGATCCCCGAGAGCGCCGCCGCGGACTTCGGTGTCGAGGGCGGCCTGTACGTGGCCTCGGTCGTCGCTGGCGGGCCCGCCGACGAAGCCGGGATCCGGGCCGGCGACATCATCCTCGCGGTCGACGGCGAACCGGCGACCGACCCGGAGGCGCTGACGGCGATCACGCTGGAGGCCCAGGTCGGCGACGAGGTCGAGATCGCGTACCTCCGCGACGGCACCCCGGCGACGACGACCGTGACGCTGCAGGAGGCGCCGCTGGGCTGA
- a CDS encoding universal stress protein, with translation MAEVEGVRSTQPVIVGVVPGQPAQVVQQAAVFASRFGTELVCAYVNPARYPVEEAADGSVESASLDPDFAGDDETVFDESLTRSLRERLATTAVPWRTLALAGDVAGALGHLAETLDAAMIVVGAHEHSLGGSVREFFSRSVGAQLAHRQPRPIVIVPASQHAAAEPGRGTDS, from the coding sequence ATGGCTGAGGTCGAGGGTGTGCGCTCGACGCAGCCGGTGATCGTCGGCGTGGTACCCGGGCAGCCCGCACAGGTGGTGCAGCAGGCTGCCGTGTTCGCGAGTCGGTTCGGAACCGAGTTGGTGTGCGCGTACGTCAACCCTGCTCGCTATCCGGTCGAGGAGGCCGCCGACGGATCGGTCGAGAGCGCCTCGCTCGATCCCGATTTCGCCGGCGACGATGAGACGGTGTTCGACGAATCGCTGACCCGATCGCTGCGAGAGCGCCTCGCCACGACCGCCGTGCCCTGGCGCACGCTCGCGCTCGCCGGCGACGTCGCCGGTGCTCTCGGGCACCTCGCCGAGACGCTCGACGCCGCCATGATCGTCGTGGGCGCGCACGAGCACTCACTCGGCGGGAGCGTGCGCGAGTTCTTCAGTCGCTCGGTCGGCGCGCAACTGGCGCACCGCCAACCGCGACCGATCGTCATCGTTCCTGCATCGCAGCACGCGGCGGCCGAGCCCGGCCGCGGAACCGACTCGTGA
- the serB gene encoding phosphoserine phosphatase SerB, translated as MSAGTIGRASGPLVVLDADSTLIREEAIELLAEAAGTLEHVAAVTERAMRGELDFAESLRERVATLAGLDVSVLAAARERMTPTPGVQQLIDGVHAAGGRVGVVSGGFHELLDPLAERLGLDFCRANRLEVTDGRLTGRVDGPIIDAAAKATALAEWADAAGIPIRRTVAVGDGANDLQMLDRAALGIAFCAKPIVRAQADLMIDRPDLSPVLTVLGLRG; from the coding sequence GTGAGCGCCGGCACCATCGGCCGCGCGAGCGGCCCCCTCGTCGTGCTCGACGCCGACTCGACCCTCATCCGCGAAGAGGCGATCGAACTGCTGGCCGAGGCCGCAGGCACCCTCGAACACGTCGCCGCCGTCACCGAGCGGGCCATGCGCGGCGAGCTCGACTTCGCCGAGAGCCTGCGCGAGCGGGTTGCGACGCTCGCCGGACTCGACGTCTCGGTGCTCGCCGCCGCACGTGAGCGGATGACGCCCACCCCCGGCGTGCAGCAGCTCATCGACGGCGTGCATGCGGCCGGCGGACGCGTCGGCGTCGTCTCCGGCGGCTTCCACGAGTTGCTCGACCCGCTCGCCGAGCGTCTCGGGCTCGACTTCTGCCGGGCGAATCGGCTGGAGGTCACCGATGGACGACTCACCGGCCGGGTCGACGGGCCGATCATCGACGCCGCCGCGAAGGCGACCGCGCTCGCCGAATGGGCGGATGCCGCCGGCATCCCGATCCGGCGCACCGTCGCGGTCGGCGACGGCGCGAACGACCTGCAGATGCTCGACCGGGCAGCACTCGGCATCGCCTTCTGCGCGAAGCCGATCGTGCGAGCGCAGGCGGATCTCATGATCGACCGCCCCGACCTGTCGCCGGTGCTCACCGTGCTCGGCCTTCGTGGGTGA
- a CDS encoding SURF1 family cytochrome oxidase biogenesis protein, translating to MNDWRFLLHRRWAGYLLLTVVFAIVCSALGAWQFNRRTEALAEVARIDANYDAAAVSVAEALPDPDAFAIDQRWQVVALSGEYLADEEVVVRNRPFEGSSGFQVITPFRLDDGTVFMVDRGWIAQNSEGRPSDVPPPPSGHVEIEARLKAGEGRIDGRTSTGNEFATIDLEELSERVGEPSYTAAYGVLVQTGADADEPPLAAARPERDEGPHLSYALQWYVFALMGFVGLAWAANQERKALAETSGSTDAATRAARKPKQKRRDADADLEDGVLDRH from the coding sequence GTGAACGACTGGCGATTCCTGTTGCACCGGCGATGGGCGGGCTACCTGCTGCTCACCGTCGTCTTCGCGATCGTCTGCTCTGCGCTCGGCGCCTGGCAGTTCAACCGGCGCACCGAGGCGCTCGCCGAAGTGGCGCGTATCGACGCGAACTACGACGCCGCCGCCGTGTCCGTCGCCGAGGCGCTGCCCGACCCCGACGCCTTCGCCATCGATCAGCGCTGGCAGGTGGTCGCCCTCTCGGGTGAGTACCTCGCCGACGAGGAGGTCGTCGTGCGCAACCGCCCGTTCGAGGGCAGTTCGGGCTTCCAGGTGATCACGCCGTTCCGGCTCGACGACGGCACCGTGTTCATGGTCGACCGCGGGTGGATCGCGCAGAACTCCGAGGGCCGGCCGAGCGACGTGCCGCCGCCGCCGAGCGGGCACGTCGAGATCGAGGCCCGACTGAAGGCCGGTGAAGGGCGCATCGACGGCCGAACGTCGACGGGGAACGAGTTCGCGACCATCGACCTCGAAGAGCTCTCCGAGCGCGTCGGCGAGCCGAGCTACACGGCGGCCTACGGCGTGCTCGTGCAGACCGGGGCCGACGCCGACGAACCGCCGCTGGCGGCCGCCCGCCCCGAACGCGACGAAGGCCCGCACCTCTCGTACGCGCTGCAGTGGTACGTCTTCGCCCTCATGGGCTTCGTCGGCCTCGCCTGGGCGGCGAACCAGGAGCGCAAGGCGCTCGCGGAGACATCCGGTTCGACGGATGCCGCGACGCGCGCGGCCCGCAAGCCGAAGCAGAAGCGGCGCGACGCCGACGCCGACCTCGAAGACGGCGTGCTCGACCGGCACTAG
- a CDS encoding ABC-F family ATP-binding cassette domain-containing protein, with protein MLAVHDLEIRIGARVLMEHVDFRVSDGDKIGLVGRNGAGKTTLTKTLAGETMPTGGRIDRSGEIGYLPQDPRSGDPEMLARTRILDARGLGQIALGMHEASMNMGSDDPEVAERAMKKYGNLTDRFNALGGYAAEAEAASIASNLNLPDRILDQPLKTLSGGQRRRIELARILFSDAETMILDEPTNHLDADSVVWLREFLKNYRGGVIVISHDVVLVGEVVNRVFYLDANRSAIDIYNMGWKHYQRQRAADEERRKKERMNAEKKAGVLQLQAAKFGAKASKAAAAHQMVARAEKLLAGLEEVRAVDRVAKLRFPTPAPCGRTPITATDLSKSYGSLEIFTAVDLAIDRGSKVVIIGLNGAGKTTLLRILAGVDAPDTGVVEAGHGLRVGYYAQEHETIDVKRSVLQNMVSASPNLTETEARKVLGSFLFTGDDVHKAAGVLSGGEKTRLALAMIVVSGANVLLLDEPTNNLDPASRAEILDALAHYEGSVVLVSHDPGAVEALNPERVLIMPDGTEDHWSREYQELIELA; from the coding sequence GTGCTCGCCGTTCATGATCTCGAGATCCGCATCGGTGCGCGCGTGCTGATGGAGCACGTCGACTTCCGCGTCTCCGATGGCGACAAGATCGGCCTCGTCGGCCGGAACGGTGCCGGCAAGACCACCCTCACGAAGACACTCGCGGGCGAGACGATGCCCACGGGGGGCCGCATCGACCGCAGCGGCGAGATCGGCTACCTGCCGCAGGATCCGCGCTCGGGCGACCCCGAGATGCTCGCTCGCACCCGCATCCTCGATGCACGCGGGCTCGGGCAGATCGCACTCGGCATGCACGAGGCGAGCATGAACATGGGCAGTGACGACCCCGAGGTCGCCGAACGCGCCATGAAGAAGTACGGCAACCTGACCGACCGCTTCAACGCGCTCGGCGGGTACGCCGCCGAAGCCGAGGCCGCCTCGATCGCCTCGAACCTGAACCTGCCCGACCGCATCCTCGACCAGCCGCTGAAGACCCTCTCCGGTGGTCAGCGACGCCGCATCGAGCTCGCTCGCATCCTCTTCTCCGACGCCGAGACGATGATCCTCGACGAACCGACGAACCACCTCGACGCCGACTCCGTCGTCTGGCTCCGCGAGTTCCTGAAGAACTACCGCGGCGGCGTCATCGTGATCTCCCACGATGTCGTGCTCGTCGGCGAGGTCGTGAACCGGGTGTTCTACCTCGACGCGAACCGCTCGGCGATCGACATCTACAACATGGGCTGGAAGCACTACCAGCGCCAGCGTGCCGCAGATGAGGAGCGCCGCAAGAAGGAGCGGATGAACGCCGAGAAGAAGGCGGGGGTCCTGCAGCTGCAGGCCGCGAAGTTCGGTGCCAAGGCGTCGAAGGCCGCCGCGGCGCACCAGATGGTCGCCCGAGCCGAGAAGCTGCTCGCCGGCCTCGAAGAGGTGCGCGCCGTCGACCGCGTCGCGAAGCTCCGCTTCCCGACGCCGGCTCCCTGCGGCCGCACCCCGATCACGGCAACAGACCTGTCGAAGAGCTACGGCTCGCTCGAGATCTTCACCGCCGTCGACCTCGCGATCGACCGCGGCTCGAAGGTCGTCATCATCGGCCTGAACGGTGCCGGCAAGACGACCCTGCTCCGCATCCTCGCGGGCGTCGACGCGCCCGACACGGGCGTCGTCGAAGCCGGCCACGGCCTGCGGGTCGGCTACTACGCGCAGGAGCACGAGACGATCGACGTCAAGCGTTCGGTGCTCCAGAACATGGTGAGCGCATCGCCGAACCTCACCGAGACCGAGGCGCGCAAGGTGCTCGGCTCGTTCCTCTTCACGGGCGACGACGTGCACAAGGCGGCCGGCGTGCTCTCGGGCGGTGAGAAGACGCGTCTCGCGCTCGCGATGATCGTCGTCTCTGGTGCGAACGTGCTGCTCCTCGACGAACCGACCAACAACCTCGACCCCGCGAGCCGCGCCGAGATCCTCGACGCCCTCGCGCACTACGAGGGCTCGGTCGTGCTCGTCTCGCACGACCCGGGCGCCGTCGAGGCGCTGAATCCCGAGCGCGTGCTCATCATGCCCGACGGCACCGAAGACCACTGGAGCCGCGAGTACCAGGAGCTCATCGAGCTGGCGTGA
- the fabG gene encoding 3-oxoacyl-[acyl-carrier-protein] reductase, with the protein MTTSRTVLVTGGNRGIGFAIAREFIAQGHRVAVTARSGEGPEGSLTVRADVTDAASVDAAFTEIEAALGPVEVVVANAGITRDTLLLRMSEDDFTSVIDTNLTGAFRVVKRASKGMLKARFGRIVLISSVVGLYGSAGQVNYSASKAGLVGMARSLTRELGARNITANVVAPGFIETDMTDALPEAQQAEYQKSIPLGRFAAPEEVAKVVAWLAGDDAGYISGAVIPVDGGLGMGH; encoded by the coding sequence ATGACGACGAGCCGCACCGTTCTCGTGACCGGTGGCAACCGGGGAATCGGGTTCGCGATCGCCCGCGAGTTCATCGCCCAGGGCCACCGCGTGGCCGTGACCGCCCGCTCGGGCGAAGGGCCCGAAGGCTCGCTCACCGTTCGGGCCGACGTCACCGACGCGGCATCCGTCGACGCCGCCTTCACCGAGATCGAAGCGGCACTCGGCCCGGTCGAGGTCGTCGTCGCGAACGCCGGCATCACGCGTGACACGCTGCTGCTCCGCATGAGCGAAGACGACTTCACGAGCGTCATCGACACCAACCTGACCGGCGCGTTCCGTGTCGTCAAGCGCGCATCCAAGGGCATGCTGAAGGCGCGCTTCGGGCGCATCGTGTTGATCTCGAGCGTCGTCGGCCTCTACGGATCGGCCGGCCAGGTCAACTACTCGGCGTCGAAGGCCGGACTCGTCGGCATGGCGCGCTCGCTCACCCGCGAGCTCGGAGCGCGCAACATCACTGCCAACGTCGTCGCCCCCGGGTTCATCGAGACCGACATGACCGACGCATTGCCCGAGGCCCAGCAGGCCGAGTACCAGAAGAGCATCCCGCTCGGTCGCTTCGCAGCGCCCGAGGAGGTCGCGAAGGTCGTGGCCTGGCTCGCGGGCGATGACGCCGGGTACATCTCGGGCGCCGTCATCCCCGTCGACGGTGGACTCGGCATGGGGCACTAG
- a CDS encoding fluoride efflux transporter FluC, whose product MVGGMAGSAARAGLTLAIPTVAGVPIAIALVNIVGAFVLGCLYSLLAHRSPADASAVRIRLLLGTGFCGGFTTYSALANDTVVLAVNGGLGAATLYAFGTLLVGGLATWAGIVAGTASDGSRRRTGRGGEAA is encoded by the coding sequence GTGGTGGGAGGCATGGCCGGGTCCGCTGCCCGCGCCGGGCTCACTCTGGCGATCCCCACCGTCGCTGGGGTGCCGATCGCCATCGCGCTCGTCAACATCGTCGGCGCGTTCGTGCTCGGTTGCCTGTATTCCCTGCTCGCGCACCGGAGCCCCGCGGACGCATCGGCCGTGCGGATCCGCCTCCTCCTCGGCACCGGTTTCTGCGGCGGATTCACGACCTACAGCGCGCTCGCCAACGACACCGTCGTGCTCGCGGTGAACGGTGGGCTCGGCGCGGCGACGCTCTACGCGTTCGGCACCCTGCTGGTCGGCGGTCTCGCCACCTGGGCGGGAATCGTCGCCGGGACCGCATCCGACGGAAGCCGGCGACGCACCGGTCGAGGTGGTGAAGCCGCATGA